A region from the Streptomyces sp. 3214.6 genome encodes:
- a CDS encoding ABC transporter ATP-binding protein, giving the protein MEAPPDNDVLWARSLHFTHRDGSPGLGGVSLEVREGEILAVSGPRGSGKTTLLRCLSGLVPAQRGEVWFNSVPVHTMGPMARERLRRDRFGWIDPVPVLVPELNVWENAALPLMLRGTSRRRAKVAALEWLERLDIGDKSHSRPLELTQAERQRVCITRALAPAPSVLFADEPTAPLHRADRAHVLRTLTTAARSHGITVVLATHDPETAALADRTVPLLDGRRVKTVHLPPVTEQEGRGAACSLSV; this is encoded by the coding sequence ATGGAGGCCCCGCCGGACAACGACGTGCTCTGGGCACGCTCCCTGCACTTCACGCACCGCGACGGCTCACCCGGCCTCGGCGGGGTCTCGCTGGAGGTACGGGAGGGCGAGATCCTCGCCGTCAGCGGCCCGCGCGGCAGCGGCAAGACGACCCTGCTGCGCTGTCTGTCCGGCCTGGTGCCCGCCCAGCGTGGCGAGGTCTGGTTCAACAGCGTCCCCGTGCACACGATGGGCCCGATGGCCCGCGAACGGCTGCGCCGCGACCGCTTCGGCTGGATCGACCCGGTGCCGGTCCTCGTCCCCGAACTCAACGTCTGGGAGAACGCGGCCCTCCCCCTGATGCTGCGCGGCACCAGCCGCCGCCGGGCCAAGGTCGCGGCCCTGGAGTGGCTGGAGCGCCTCGACATCGGCGACAAGTCCCACAGCCGCCCGTTGGAACTCACCCAGGCCGAGCGCCAGCGCGTCTGCATCACCCGCGCCCTGGCCCCCGCCCCCTCCGTCCTCTTCGCGGACGAGCCGACGGCCCCCCTGCACCGCGCGGACCGGGCCCATGTCCTGCGCACCCTGACGACGGCGGCCCGCTCCCACGGCATCACCGTGGTGCTGGCCACCCACGACCCGGAGACCGCGGCCCTCGCCGACCGCACGGTGCCGCTGCTGGACGGGCGCCGGGTGAAGACGGTCCATCTGCCGCCGGTCACGGAGCAGGAAGGCCGGGGGGCCGCGTGCTCGCTCTCCGTCTGA
- a CDS encoding VOC family protein, with amino-acid sequence MTAPAYQQMIFVNLPVSDLDASKKFFTELGYTINPQFSDDNAASVVISDTIIAMLLTKPFYSTFTDKEIADSTKSSEVLIALSAQSREKVDELVDRALALGGSPSGRTQDMGFMYGRSFDDLDGHTWEVIWMDPSAVQG; translated from the coding sequence ATGACCGCCCCGGCCTACCAGCAGATGATCTTCGTGAACCTGCCCGTGAGCGACCTCGACGCCTCGAAGAAGTTCTTCACGGAGCTCGGCTACACGATCAACCCGCAGTTCAGCGACGACAACGCGGCCTCGGTGGTGATCAGCGACACGATCATCGCGATGCTCCTCACCAAGCCGTTCTACTCGACCTTCACGGACAAGGAGATCGCGGACTCCACGAAGAGCAGCGAGGTCCTGATCGCCCTGAGCGCCCAGAGCCGCGAGAAGGTCGACGAACTGGTCGACAGGGCGCTCGCCCTCGGCGGCTCGCCCAGCGGTCGGACGCAGGACATGGGCTTCATGTACGGCCGCTCCTTCGACGACCTCGACGGCCACACCTGGGAGGTCATCTGGATGGACCCGTCGGCCGTCCAGGGCTGA
- a CDS encoding LOG family protein — MHPTTPAQPFDGSHDREIESLAEFDEVTRTHGTLSHFRVQAVDLTDRTDTLLALDTSGAVFLGCPMAPEAAAKSRASGALVFPPVPGLPFDPYRGFVYTPDELFESLDEGYEATPDARTYAWFQQTKADGDIFGSMLRSIHDDAVSDALDELLVGARVVGVMGGHAMARGTEEYAGAARLGRELARTGLTVATGGGPGAMEAANLGAYAAPFDGEMLTDALRLLAKAPRFTPSITEWARAAFEVRANWPGGGPSVGIPTWFYGHEPPNPFASHLAKYFSNATREDGLLARCNAGVVFLPGAAGTVQEIFDNATPNYYGSRGEPTPMVLVNREHWTERLPAWPLLRSLARERSMESRIALVDRIEEAPEALKRLDA; from the coding sequence GTGCATCCGACGACACCCGCCCAGCCGTTCGACGGTTCCCACGACCGTGAGATCGAGTCCCTCGCCGAGTTCGACGAGGTCACCCGGACTCACGGCACGCTCTCCCATTTCCGCGTCCAGGCCGTCGATCTGACGGACCGTACGGACACCCTGCTCGCCCTGGACACCTCGGGCGCCGTCTTCCTCGGCTGCCCCATGGCCCCGGAGGCGGCCGCGAAGTCCCGCGCCTCCGGGGCCCTGGTCTTCCCGCCCGTACCGGGCCTGCCCTTCGACCCGTACCGCGGCTTCGTCTACACGCCGGACGAGTTGTTCGAGTCCCTCGACGAGGGCTACGAGGCGACCCCGGACGCCCGTACGTACGCCTGGTTCCAGCAGACCAAGGCGGACGGCGACATATTCGGCTCGATGCTCCGCTCGATCCACGACGACGCCGTCTCGGACGCGCTCGACGAACTCCTCGTCGGCGCCCGGGTGGTGGGAGTCATGGGTGGTCACGCCATGGCGCGCGGCACAGAGGAGTACGCCGGCGCCGCCCGCCTCGGCCGTGAACTCGCCCGCACCGGGCTCACGGTGGCGACCGGCGGCGGCCCCGGCGCGATGGAGGCCGCGAACCTCGGCGCGTACGCCGCCCCCTTCGACGGCGAGATGCTGACCGACGCGCTGCGACTCCTCGCCAAGGCGCCGAGGTTCACGCCCTCGATCACCGAATGGGCGCGGGCCGCCTTCGAGGTGCGCGCCAACTGGCCCGGCGGCGGCCCCTCGGTGGGCATCCCCACCTGGTTCTACGGCCACGAGCCGCCCAACCCCTTCGCCTCGCACCTCGCCAAGTACTTCTCCAACGCCACTCGCGAGGACGGCCTGCTGGCCCGCTGCAACGCCGGAGTGGTGTTCCTGCCGGGCGCCGCCGGGACCGTCCAGGAGATCTTCGACAACGCGACGCCCAACTACTACGGGTCGCGGGGCGAGCCGACGCCGATGGTGCTCGTGAACCGGGAGCACTGGACCGAACGCCTGCCCGCCTGGCCGCTCTTGCGGTCACTCGCCCGGGAGCGGTCGATGGAGTCCCGTATCGCCCTCGTTGACCGGATCGAGGAGGCGCCGGAGGCGTTGAAACGTCTCGATGCTTAA